In Lytechinus variegatus isolate NC3 chromosome 12, Lvar_3.0, whole genome shotgun sequence, a single window of DNA contains:
- the LOC121425315 gene encoding uncharacterized protein LOC121425315 — MMDPKGNETPLLTKIIRRFRAQCNKTKRCTKYTEVDCSSKDQNDTNQVPKDAKGNDYCGCHCVSSCHKRPGGQISPDFIFQPVSYSGREVSFPTTFCQNSGMPDDYSGLCKLLDQLQRLSHPRPCKRDSQIQTDPLPILPPLGFQEHILSENTNTNNNNTSPARIQTLYYTHAAKLHYPTQPENSKRESFDQANSSECSASSGERRTSASRTLSEPSLQKDTPTSPGVGNFQFDHVDFRLRTSSCMLASPTSSDSSHPGEYQRNFVTPDREQWDQESTSTTVAFGCRSLRTQSQSTPTHETNLDDFVLEHRRRSLSDSYAFEGLRATRSEKKNKMKRNGSARVNGVIPHHECKRKYMLALEDKHSKKTAFSSFLDKMLKLSLLRRFKEKPMQYERVPDLSKFDTPRARSLKGTVHRNVRSHEQLDKAGLRQRRAILSKTQGTSSDCGYIDPDIVSRNFSKNNAFFLSKPVRKTMTCNSFDNTVPNGSTNAKLYRRSLHLPAPRSCDLADVNVQPDNNEFYMTFDPDWNPPCQPSTSQMPLHSPAIPLESHGVAQRNWRQAIADGLESFYEKFGDATEDNGYQVPIPRSRLSISPSRHLLKQRSLTNQDNRKYMPLPPLPSEHTKQDIYQEIPADSVFLPIRTSPPPGSPAFGVNATHRDKYEYQPCDDMHHGTVPQSRSRFVPFSPSSLPGNHMPSSRSSGHGNVFFPEEHLVKKLPAVYENGTQRRPDIIPLHRTDVSKDAMVTMDTPLHSPLVNVAHRKLRHTSSCESASGYHSTLSTEPKGCPGRDTKSAGKIKIPPIFLQQ, encoded by the exons ATGATGGATCCGAAGGGTAATGAAACGCCTCTTTTAACTAAGATTATCCGTCGCTTTAGAGCGCAATGCAACAAAACCAAACGATGCACGAAATATACTGAAGTAGATTGTTCTTCAAAAGACCAGAATGATACCAACCAAGTACCAAAAGACGCCAAAGGTAATGACTATTGTGGATGTCACTGTGTTTCTTCTTGTCACAAAAGACCAGGCGGTCAGATTTCCCCTGACTTCATATTCCAGCCAGTCTCGTACAGTGGAAGAGAAGTTTCTTTCCCAACGACGTTTTGCCAAAACTCTGGAATGCCTGATGATTATTCAGGTTTGTGCAAGTTACTTGATCAGCTTCAAAGGCTTTCCCATCCAAGACCCTGCAAGCGTGATTCCCAAATTCAAACGGACCCACTACCGATCCTTCCTCCTCTTggttttcaagaacacattctTTCTGAGAATACTAATacgaataataacaatacaagTCCCGCTCGAATTCAAACCCTTTATTATACACATGCAGCTAAATTGCACTATCCAACGCAACCTGAAAATAGTAAGCGAGAGTCATTTGATCAAGCCAACTCCTCAGAATGTTCCGCAAGTTCAGGTGAGCGAAGGACAAGCGCCTCGCGGACACTAAGTGAACCGTCTCTGCAAAAGGACACACCCACTAGTCCGGGGGTGGGGAATTTTCAATTTGACCATGTTGACTTTAGACTCAGGACGTCTAGTTGCATGTTAGCGTCACCCACTAGCAGTGATTCAAGCCATCCCGGTGAGTATCAGCGTAACTTCGTGACTCCTGATCGTGAGCAGTGGGACCAGGAATCCACTTCTACTACGGTGGCCTTTGGCTGTAGATCACTAAGAACTCAGAGTCAATCTACACCAACCCACGAAACTAACCTGGACGATTTTGTTCTTGAACATAGACGTCGCTCCTTGTCCGATTCTTATGCGTTCGAAGGTTTGCGGGCGACGCGAAGcgagaaaaagaacaagatgaagAGAAATGGGTCAGCTAGAGTGAATGGAGTTATTCCGCACCACGAATGTAAAAGGAAATATATGCTAGCATTGGAGGACAAACATTCTAAGAAAACGGCATTTTCAAGTTTCCTTGATAAAATGCTAAAGCTAAGTCTACTTAGACGATTCAAAGAAAAACCGATGCAGTACGAGAGGGTGCCCGACCTTAGTAAATTTGATACTCCACGGGCAAGATCACTGAAAGGTACAGTTCACAGAAATGTCCGTTCACATGAGCAGCTTGACAAGGCTGGTCTGAGACAACGACGCGCTATTTTATCCAAGACACAAGGAACCAGTTCCGATTGCGGCTACATTGACCCTGATATAGTGTCCCGTAATTTTAGCAAAAACAACGCGTTTTTTCTTTCCAAGCCGGTTAGGAAGACCATGACTTGCAACTCTTTTGACAACACTGTTCCAAATGGCTCTACAAATGCTAAATTATACCGAAGATCCTTACATTTACCTGCCCCTAGATCCTGCGATCTGGCGGATGTTAACGTACAACCAGACAATAATGAATTCTATATGACATTCGACCCAGATTGGAACCCACCTTGTCAACCATCAACATCACAAATGCCTCTGCACTCACCAGCTATCCCATTAGAATCACACGGAGTGGCGCAGAGGAACTGGAGACAGGCCATTGCGGATGGACTGGAGTCATTCTACGAGAAATTTGGCGATGCCACAGAAGACAATGGTTACCAAGTACCCATTCCAAGATCCCGTCTATCTATC TCACCGAGCAGACACCTATTGAAGCAGCGCTCTTTGACCAACCAAGACAACCGGAAGTACATGCCGCTGCCACCATTACCAAGTGAACACACAAAACAAGACATCTACCAGGAAATCCCAGCCGATTCCGTATTTTTACCTATCCGGACGTCACCGCCGCCGGGTTCCCCAGCTTTCGGTGTCAACGCTACACACCGGGACAAATATGAGTATCAACCTTGCGATGACATGCATCATGGAACCGTACCCCAATCGAGGTCGAGGTTTGTACCATTTTCTCCGTCCAGTTTACCAGGTAACCATATGCCATCATCTCGATCATCAGGACATGGAAATGTCTTCTTCCCTGAAGAGCACCTGGTTAAGAAGCTTCCGGCGGTCTATGAGAATGGAACGCAGAGACGTCCGGACATCATCCCATTGCACCGGACGGACGTTTCCAAAGATGCCATGGTTACGATGGACACGCCGTTACACTCTCCTCTGGTGAATGTAGCGCATCGTAAGTTGAGACACACTTCATCGTGCGAATCGGCTTCAGGTTACCATTCTACTTTATCGACAGAACCAAAAGGGTGTCCTGGAAGGGATACAAAATCTGCAGGAAAAATCAAGATACCACcaattttccttcagcaatag